From Girardinichthys multiradiatus isolate DD_20200921_A chromosome 3, DD_fGirMul_XY1, whole genome shotgun sequence, the proteins below share one genomic window:
- the wdr73 gene encoding WD repeat-containing protein 73 isoform X3, whose product MLELRLPLKLLADENKGLCAERDFKVVHGGFSEGPVRCLRHIPGTRCVVTNDGQSSDLQLWDFGGDDCDVIRRTGSIQGRSVSHTGSRIAARRSTPPQVLHGAQSSNVQLTHLGTGETLYKLEADSEDPLSCLTFVGDTVFLASCCNGSFYIADTRTSAAPQVSPAPSGESVLWWTDASAAPQQACCKVVRLSSSGQALVSDLRNLGGTVCKAQLGIQTPPCKLEDVTVLWAPALDGCFSVSGFSGLVQIYDTSGWGTELQDTEPLFQHGGHAVSSQHTDDSVPTAITSHIWHPERPRTLLSAASDGSIHVWDWVEPERN is encoded by the exons ATGTTGGAGCTCCGTTTGCCGCTGAAGCTTTTAGCCGATGAAAACAAG ggtctCTGTGCAGAGAGGGATTTCAAAGTTGTCCATGGTGGTTTCTCAGAAGGCCCAGTTCGCTGCCTCAGACACATTCCAGGAACCAG GTGTGTGGTGACCAATGACGGGCAGAGCTCCGACCTGCAGCTCTGGGACTTCGGAGGAGACGACTGTG ATGTGATCAGGAGAACAGGAAGTATCCAGGGAAGGAGTGTTTCACACACCGGCAGCAGGATCGCAGCTCGACGCTCGACACCACCTCAGGTCCTTCATGGAGCTCAAAGCAGCAACGTACAGCTGACCCATCTGGGCACAGGGGAGACTCTCTATAAACTCG AGGCTGACTCAGAAGATCCTCTTAGTTGCTTAACGTTTGTTGGAGACACAGTGTTCCTCGCCAGCTGCTGTAACGGGAGCTTTTACATCGCAGACACTCGGACATCTGCTGCTCCTCAGGTTTCACCTGCACCTTCAGGTGAATCGGTTCTCTGGTGGACAGACGCCTCTGCAGCTCCACAGCAGGCTTGCTGTAAGGTCGTCCGACTCTCCTCCTCGGGTCAGGCGCTTGTTTCGGACCTGAGGAATCTAGGAGGAACTGTGTGTAAGGCTCAGCTAGGCATCCAGACACCTCCCTGCAAACTGGAGGATGTCACAGTGTTGTGGGCTCCAGCGCTTGACGGCTGCTTCTCAGTGTCGG GTTTCAGTGGACTTGTTCAGATTTATGACACCAGTGGATGGGGGACGGAGCTGCAGGACACTGAGCCGCTGTTTCAGCACGGTGGTCATGCGGTTTCCTCGCAGCACACCGATGACTCCGTCCCCACCGCCATCACCTCCCACATCTGGCATCCGGAGCGTCCGAGGACGCTGCTGTCTGCGGCTTCAGACGGATCCATCCACGTCTGGGACTGGGTGgaaccagaaagaaactga